One Oscillatoria sp. FACHB-1406 DNA window includes the following coding sequences:
- a CDS encoding response regulator: MPGKRILVIDDEVNLCTIIQACLENLGGWETLTALSGKEGLAIAQTQTFDTILLDVMMPDLDGLTLLGELQNNSATQAIPVILFTAKVQSSDLAQFTKLGVAGVIAKPFDPLTLANRVASTLGW, from the coding sequence ATGCCAGGAAAACGAATTCTGGTTATTGATGACGAAGTAAACCTCTGCACGATTATTCAGGCTTGCCTAGAAAACTTAGGGGGTTGGGAGACGCTGACGGCTTTATCAGGTAAAGAAGGACTTGCTATAGCTCAAACTCAAACATTCGACACCATCTTACTAGATGTGATGATGCCAGATCTCGACGGACTCACGCTGTTGGGCGAGTTACAAAATAATTCAGCTACTCAAGCCATTCCAGTCATTTTGTTTACTGCTAAGGTACAGTCTAGTGATTTAGCTCAGTTTACGAAGCTTGGCGTGGCTGGGGTAATCGCTAAACCGTTTGACCCTTTGACACTAGCAAATCGAGTCGCTTCCACGTTGGGGTGGTAA
- a CDS encoding PAS domain S-box protein, producing MKFERRFLPYAVAIGATAIALFLTFSLEPFLHRTIGAFFYIAIIVTAWYGGWRSGSVTVVLSTLAINYWFIVPQHQFWTERSEDIVQLIIFVLVAFLINFLTSNFRDSKQKIEQLNHHLLETVMEQKHTQLILLEQAQLLDLQAVITRNMAEGICLIRVEDAIIIYTNPKFEQMFGYESGELNGQHVSILNYASDGVTAEDINQAIRAAVFQNSEASYEVHNVKKDGTPFWCSATSSVFRHPNYGDVFVAVHQDITLAKHLEEVRLQAEQELRQSEAKFRSLSDCSPVGIFMTDIQGLRVYTNRCYQQICDCTFEEALGEGWIQLVHPEDREPVITNWSKAVSQKQGFSDEVRYVHKDGIIRFCRVQLAPILSVSGELIGYVSTVEDVTESKVIEKMKSEFISVVSHELRTPLASIRGSLGLLAAGVFKNKPETAQQMLDIAIHDTERLVRLVNDILDLERLQSHKVNLNQQWCDATTLLEQTVETVRPLAVQGQISLSVESKSVRVWADSDRIIQTLVNLVSNAIKFSPPQTTVTLSIQDRADWVLFQVQDRGRGIPADKLESIFERFQQVDASDSRQKGGTGLGLAICKSIVRQHGGKIWVESVLGQGSDFYFTLPKLLD from the coding sequence ATGAAATTCGAGCGGCGATTTTTGCCCTATGCAGTTGCAATTGGCGCTACAGCGATCGCGCTATTCCTGACATTCAGTCTTGAACCGTTTCTGCACAGAACCATAGGTGCGTTTTTCTATATCGCTATTATTGTGACGGCTTGGTATGGTGGCTGGCGATCGGGAAGCGTTACTGTTGTTCTTTCTACGTTGGCAATCAATTATTGGTTTATTGTCCCCCAACATCAATTTTGGACTGAGCGATCGGAAGATATAGTTCAACTTATTATTTTCGTGTTAGTTGCTTTTTTAATTAACTTCCTGACTAGCAATTTTCGAGATAGCAAACAAAAGATAGAGCAATTGAACCATCACCTCTTAGAAACAGTGATGGAGCAGAAGCATACCCAACTAATTCTTTTAGAACAAGCGCAACTGCTCGATCTTCAAGCTGTAATTACCCGCAACATGGCAGAAGGCATTTGCTTAATTAGAGTCGAAGATGCAATTATTATCTATACCAATCCTAAATTTGAGCAGATGTTTGGCTATGAATCTGGCGAACTTAACGGTCAGCACGTTTCGATTCTCAACTATGCCAGTGATGGGGTAACGGCAGAAGATATCAATCAAGCGATTCGGGCTGCTGTTTTCCAAAACAGCGAAGCTAGCTATGAAGTTCATAATGTTAAGAAAGATGGCACTCCTTTTTGGTGTAGTGCAACTTCCTCTGTATTTAGGCATCCAAACTATGGCGATGTTTTCGTTGCAGTTCACCAAGATATCACCTTAGCAAAGCACCTCGAAGAAGTTCGCCTACAAGCAGAACAAGAACTCAGACAGAGTGAAGCTAAATTCCGTTCTCTGAGTGATTGTTCGCCTGTCGGCATTTTTATGACGGATATTCAAGGGCTACGTGTTTATACAAATCGCTGCTATCAGCAGATTTGTGATTGCACCTTTGAGGAAGCCTTGGGAGAAGGTTGGATACAGTTAGTCCACCCAGAAGACCGAGAACCAGTTATCACCAATTGGTCTAAAGCGGTGTCTCAAAAACAGGGATTTTCCGATGAAGTTCGTTACGTTCATAAAGATGGAATCATTCGCTTTTGTCGAGTACAATTAGCCCCGATCCTGTCTGTTTCTGGTGAATTAATTGGCTATGTTAGCACTGTAGAGGATGTGACTGAAAGCAAAGTTATTGAAAAGATGAAAAGCGAGTTTATTTCAGTTGTTAGCCACGAACTGAGAACGCCTCTGGCTTCCATTCGTGGTTCTCTGGGGTTACTCGCTGCGGGAGTCTTCAAAAACAAGCCTGAAACTGCCCAACAAATGTTAGATATCGCCATTCACGATACTGAACGGTTAGTGCGTCTGGTTAATGATATTCTCGATTTAGAGCGACTGCAATCACACAAAGTCAATCTCAATCAGCAGTGGTGCGATGCAACAACACTCTTAGAACAGACTGTAGAAACAGTACGACCTTTAGCAGTACAAGGTCAGATCTCGCTATCAGTTGAATCGAAGTCTGTTCGAGTGTGGGCAGATAGCGATCGCATTATCCAAACTTTGGTTAATTTGGTCAGCAACGCCATTAAATTTTCGCCTCCACAGACTACAGTTACGCTTAGTATTCAAGATCGAGCAGATTGGGTTTTATTTCAAGTCCAAGACCGAGGCAGAGGCATTCCAGCCGATAAGTTAGAAAGTATCTTTGAACGATTTCAACAGGTCGATGCTTCTGACTCCCGCCAAAAAGGAGGAACAGGTTTAGGTTTAGCTATTTGTAAAAGTATTGTCCGGCAGCACGGGGGTAAAATCTGGGTTGAAAGCGTTTTAGGGCAAGGAAGTGATTTTTATTTCACCTTGCCAAAACTTCTTGATTAG